A portion of the Cervus elaphus chromosome X, mCerEla1.1, whole genome shotgun sequence genome contains these proteins:
- the LOC122689540 gene encoding L-aminoadipate-semialdehyde dehydrogenase-phosphopantetheinyl transferase-like, whose amino-acid sequence MVLLAWRLCVLPAMEGVRWAFLCGTWLPSRAEWLLAVRSIQPEEKERIGQFVFARDAKAALAGRLMMRKLVAEKLNIPWNNIRLQRTAKGKPVLAKDSLNPYPNFNFNIFHQGDYAVLAAESELQVGIDIMKTSFPGRGSIPEFFHIMKRKFTNKEWETIRSFKDEWTQLDMFYRNWALKESFIKAIGVGLGFKLQRLEFDISPLNLDIGQVYKETRLFLDGEEEKEWAFEESKIDEHHFVAVALRKPNGSIHQNVTSQDDSKATQRQFTILTFNDLIPSAVPMTPEDPSFWDCFCFTEEISIRNGTKS is encoded by the coding sequence ATGGTTCTCCTCGCCTGGCGACTCTGCGTGCTGCCGGCGATGGAGGGCGTGCGCTGGGCCTTTCTCTGCGGCACGTGGCTGCCCAGCCGCGCCGAATGGCTACTAGCGGTGCGATCGATCCAGCCCGAGGAGAAGGAGCGCATCGGCCAGTTCGTCTTCGCCCGGGACGCTAAGGCCGCCCTGGCTGGTCGTCTGATGATGAGGAAATTAGTTGCAGAGAAATTGAATATACCTTGGAATAATATTCGTTTGCAAAGAACTGCAAAAGGAAAACCAGTTCTTGCAAAAGACTCACTGAATCCTTACCCCAATTTCAACTTTAACATCTTTCATCAAGGAGACTATGCTGTACTTGCTGCAGAATCTGAGCTACAAGTTGGAATTGATATAATGAAGACTAGTTTTCCAGGTCGTGGTTCGATTCCAGAATTTTTTCATATTATGAAAAGAAAGTTTACCAACAAAGAATGGGAAACAATCAGAAGCTTTAAGGATGAATGGACTCAGCTGGATATGTTTTATAGGAATTGGGCACTGAAAGAAAGCTTTATAAAAGCAATAGGTGTTGGATTAGGATTTAAACTGCAACGGCTTGAATTCGATATATCCCCGTTAAACCTGGATATAGGCCAAGTTTATAAAGAAACACGTTTGTTTTTggatggagaagaagaaaaagaatgggcGTTTGAGGAAAGCAAAATAGATGAGCACCATTTTGTTGCAGTAGCTCTTAGGAAACCCAATGGATCTATACATCAGAATGTTACATCTCAAGATGATTCTAAAGCAACCCAGAGGCAGTTTACTATTCTCACCTTTAATGATTTAATACCGTCTGCAGTTCCTATGACCCCTGAAGATCCTTCATTTTGGGACTGTTTTTGCTTTACAGAAGAGATTTCCATAAGAAATGGTACAAAGTCATGA